Proteins encoded together in one Ferroglobus placidus DSM 10642 window:
- a CDS encoding sensor histidine kinase yields MRSNWVNETYPTLGINYAIYFDKRGNVVFAGGYNLLEDEPMKVPPSIIAEFRYLLAKSDEDVKKGFLRINDEILIFSSRPILHSNETGPFVGTLIFARVLDEEIINAVREISGINVSISLTAKNNTETTQKFVMATYPLKDYRGEQIASIVVLKDRIARNILYQFYLPFALSAGVVGGIVILSYLVFVKKYVVKRLENVTSTLQDITLKEDFERRVSDTGDDEIAVLSRNINVLLDKISKNLKEIKSLNDDLRLINRIMRHDILNSLTAIQFYADLLEEEYKKDYVGKIKESTEKIVDLIKRIRVFELSLEKGIKMKPVDLEEIILELSKEYGVEAVVKGDLKVLADDSIKNVFDNLISNSVKHGRAKRIFVEGKREGDFAIITFYDDGIGIREDIADKIFEEGVTTGGSGLGLYIAKRILEKYGGEITLADRKQAKFLIKLKAS; encoded by the coding sequence ACCTTCTGGAAGATGAACCAATGAAAGTTCCACCCAGCATTATCGCTGAATTCAGATATCTCCTTGCTAAAAGCGACGAAGACGTAAAGAAGGGCTTTCTGAGAATAAACGATGAAATTCTTATATTTTCTTCGAGACCGATACTACACAGCAATGAAACCGGACCGTTTGTTGGAACGCTGATATTTGCGAGAGTTCTGGATGAAGAGATAATCAATGCGGTTCGAGAGATTTCTGGAATCAATGTCTCTATCTCGTTGACTGCTAAAAATAATACTGAGACTACACAGAAATTCGTAATGGCTACTTATCCTTTAAAAGACTACAGGGGTGAGCAGATAGCGAGCATAGTAGTGTTGAAGGATAGAATTGCCAGAAATATCCTCTATCAGTTTTACTTACCCTTCGCATTATCTGCTGGAGTGGTCGGAGGGATAGTCATTCTTAGCTATCTTGTTTTTGTTAAAAAATACGTTGTCAAGAGACTTGAAAATGTTACGAGCACTCTGCAAGACATTACTTTGAAAGAGGATTTCGAGAGAAGAGTTTCCGATACTGGCGACGACGAAATAGCTGTGCTGAGTAGGAACATTAACGTTCTACTCGACAAAATCTCAAAAAATTTAAAGGAAATCAAGAGTTTGAACGACGATTTAAGGCTAATTAATAGAATAATGCGGCATGACATTTTGAATTCTCTGACAGCGATTCAGTTTTATGCCGACCTTCTGGAGGAAGAGTATAAGAAGGATTACGTAGGGAAAATTAAAGAGAGCACAGAAAAAATTGTTGATCTTATAAAGAGAATTAGAGTTTTCGAACTTTCCTTAGAAAAAGGAATTAAAATGAAACCTGTGGATTTGGAAGAGATAATTCTCGAACTTTCCAAAGAGTACGGGGTTGAAGCTGTTGTTAAGGGAGATCTTAAGGTTTTAGCCGACGACTCTATCAAAAATGTCTTCGACAACCTCATATCGAACTCCGTAAAACATGGAAGAGCAAAAAGAATTTTTGTTGAAGGCAAGAGAGAAGGGGATTTTGCGATTATAACTTTCTACGACGATGGAATCGGAATTAGGGAAGATATAGCGGATAAAATATTCGAAGAGGGTGTAACCACTGGAGGAAGTGGTTTAGGGCTCTACATAGCTAAAAGAATCCTTGAAAAATACGGTGGGGAGATAACATTAGCGGATCGAAAACAAGCTAAGTTCCTAATAAAATTAAAGGCATCGTAA
- a CDS encoding NOG1 family protein yields the protein MSFSAKELPTVLTAQEIIDKAYRRASRVGGRTSKERALNKLATISNVLRDYFKKVVEAHPSYDNLPPFYREMIDIIVGVRRIKKSLAAIAWADRMTQKVISKGVAQIKGGKDPRIVLKEVYGRVASIIEQIDDELKFLNEAREKLKEIPTLSEDFTVVLAGYPNVGKSSIIAEISSVKPEVASYPFTTKKISVGFVEDKDVRIQVIDTPGILDRPISRRNEIEKRAIVALKHLADLIVFVIDPTETCGYSLENQLNLLREVKETFKKPLIEIYSKSDLHDFKDRMRVSVVTKEGIAELLNLIKEEARKSKSRG from the coding sequence ATGAGTTTCAGTGCCAAAGAGCTGCCCACAGTCCTGACCGCTCAGGAAATAATCGATAAAGCTTACAGAAGGGCATCAAGGGTAGGAGGAAGAACGAGTAAGGAGAGAGCTTTAAACAAGCTCGCTACTATATCCAACGTGTTGAGAGACTACTTTAAAAAAGTTGTTGAAGCTCATCCCTCTTACGATAATCTGCCCCCTTTTTACAGAGAGATGATAGACATTATAGTCGGAGTCAGGAGGATAAAAAAGAGCTTGGCAGCTATAGCATGGGCTGACAGAATGACTCAAAAAGTAATAAGCAAAGGTGTCGCTCAGATAAAAGGCGGAAAGGATCCGAGGATCGTGCTGAAGGAGGTTTATGGGAGAGTTGCTTCCATAATCGAGCAGATAGACGACGAGCTTAAATTTTTAAACGAGGCAAGAGAAAAACTCAAGGAGATTCCTACGCTAAGCGAAGACTTTACGGTAGTTTTAGCGGGCTACCCTAACGTTGGAAAGAGCAGCATAATAGCCGAAATATCCTCAGTAAAGCCGGAGGTGGCGAGCTACCCTTTCACTACGAAGAAGATAAGCGTTGGGTTTGTCGAAGATAAGGACGTAAGAATCCAAGTTATAGACACTCCCGGAATCCTCGACAGACCAATCTCCAGAAGAAACGAGATAGAGAAAAGAGCGATAGTCGCTTTAAAACACCTCGCCGATCTGATCGTCTTCGTAATAGACCCAACGGAAACCTGTGGCTATTCATTGGAAAATCAGCTCAACTTGTTGAGAGAGGTGAAAGAGACTTTCAAAAAGCCCTTAATTGAAATATACAGCAAATCCGACCTTCACGATTTCAAAGACAGGATGAGAGTTTCGGTTGTGACGAAAGAGGGGATAGCTGAGCTCCTCAACCTGATAAAGGAAGAAGCGAGGAAATCAAAAAGCCGAGGATAG